The following proteins are encoded in a genomic region of Gemmatimonadota bacterium:
- a CDS encoding DinB family protein, whose protein sequence is MFTAPETQQALHELLIREGRAITEHVQRFAATLTPQELAWLPPDKGWSIAQVFEHMCIVHDSYLERIEEFLEGESLPQREGGKDAPWSPRFAGAFLVRALTSPRKVPAPRKYRVGPRIRAHVIAAFLERQKRLDDALARAEPLEWRACRLGSPMASVIRLNLGDAFLVAAVHARRHLGQVERLRAAMATAATNSDAASA, encoded by the coding sequence GTGTTTACCGCCCCAGAGACACAACAGGCCCTGCACGAGCTCCTGATCCGTGAAGGGCGCGCCATCACGGAGCACGTGCAACGCTTCGCCGCGACGTTGACGCCGCAGGAGTTGGCGTGGCTCCCGCCCGATAAGGGGTGGTCGATCGCGCAGGTGTTCGAGCACATGTGCATCGTCCACGACTCGTACCTGGAGCGCATCGAGGAATTCCTCGAGGGGGAGAGCCTTCCGCAGCGTGAGGGCGGGAAGGACGCGCCGTGGTCACCGCGGTTTGCCGGCGCCTTTCTGGTCCGGGCGCTGACGTCGCCGCGCAAGGTCCCCGCCCCAAGGAAGTACCGGGTCGGGCCGCGAATCCGCGCGCACGTGATCGCCGCGTTCCTCGAGCGCCAGAAGCGACTGGACGATGCCCTCGCGCGGGCCGAGCCGTTGGAGTGGCGCGCCTGTCGCTTGGGATCGCCCATGGCGTCGGTGATCCGGCTCAATCTGGGCGATGCCTTTTTGGTCGCCGCGGTGCACGCACGGCGCCATTTGGGTCAGGTGGAACGGCTGCGGGCCGCGATGGCGACAGCAGCGACGAATAGCGACGCGGCGTCGGCCTGA
- a CDS encoding ATP-binding cassette domain-containing protein produces MIVARDLGARLGSFQLQGVTFTVPSGSYGVVIGPAGSGKTTLLETVAGIVPASGGALQLDGRDARALPPEARRVGLVYQHGYLFPHLSVQENVAYGAADPAAVDEVVRRFELAALRHRDVVSLSGGERQLVAIARALAMRPSILLLDEPFSALDPGRRMRTRREVRAIHREWKLTALQVTHDFTEAGLLGDVAILLDKGRVLQSGPPEEVFRRPASPYIAEFLGAENVLAGTARVLEDLAPDWIDAPPSEFRDGHHAIEFTSGGLTIYTVGLPPAGATSYAVIRAEEVVVSRTPQASSARNLFRGTVREVAILGAYARVTLETGGGPLVAALTARSVHELGLAEGVEAYATFKAMAVHLC; encoded by the coding sequence GTGATCGTCGCGCGCGATCTCGGCGCCCGCCTGGGGAGCTTCCAGCTGCAGGGCGTCACCTTCACGGTGCCGTCGGGGAGCTACGGCGTGGTGATCGGGCCGGCGGGGTCGGGCAAGACGACGCTCCTCGAGACGGTGGCCGGGATCGTCCCCGCGAGCGGCGGTGCGTTGCAGCTGGATGGGCGCGACGCGCGGGCGCTCCCCCCCGAGGCGCGCCGCGTGGGGCTCGTCTACCAGCACGGCTACCTCTTCCCGCACCTGTCGGTCCAGGAGAACGTGGCCTACGGAGCCGCCGACCCGGCGGCGGTCGACGAGGTCGTGCGCCGCTTCGAGCTGGCCGCCCTGCGCCATCGGGACGTGGTGAGCCTGAGCGGGGGCGAGCGGCAACTCGTGGCGATCGCCCGGGCGCTGGCCATGCGCCCGAGCATCCTGCTGCTGGACGAACCGTTCAGCGCGCTCGACCCCGGGCGTCGCATGCGCACGCGTCGCGAGGTGCGAGCCATCCATCGCGAGTGGAAGCTCACGGCGTTGCAGGTGACGCACGACTTCACCGAGGCCGGGCTCCTGGGCGACGTCGCGATCCTCCTCGACAAGGGGCGCGTGCTGCAGTCCGGCCCGCCGGAGGAGGTCTTCCGGCGCCCCGCCTCGCCGTACATCGCCGAGTTCCTCGGGGCGGAAAACGTCCTCGCAGGGACGGCGCGCGTGCTCGAGGATCTCGCGCCCGACTGGATCGACGCCCCTCCCTCCGAGTTTCGCGACGGGCACCACGCCATCGAATTCACCAGTGGCGGCCTCACGATCTACACCGTCGGGCTCCCCCCCGCAGGTGCAACGAGCTACGCCGTCATCCGTGCCGAGGAAGTCGTCGTGTCGCGCACCCCGCAGGCGTCATCGGCCCGCAACCTCTTTCGGGGGACCGTTCGCGAAGTGGCCATCCTCGGCGCCTACGCGCGCGTCACGCTGGAGACTGGTGGCGGACCGTTGGTGGCGGCGCTGACGGCCCGTTCCGTTCATGAACTCGGGCTGGCCGAGGGGGTCGAAGCGTACGCGACCTTCAAGGCCATGGCGGTTCACCTGTGCTGA
- a CDS encoding ABC transporter permease: MGGRRLPAISTIVAALAASLLLLFLVAPIGELVWRGSADGVARLGSDAELRSALALTGLTATLATLLGVATGIPLAYLLARRRFRGRAVLSALLDLPLVIPHPVAGIALLLVLGRDSAVGRGLLVAGLRVVGTPIGIVCAMLFVSAPLFVSGAREAFARVDVRYEAVARTLGDNGWRVFRRITLPLAGRGLLASAVIMWARAVSEFGAIVILTYNPKTVSVLSYDRFTTYGLGEAIPVAAVLVLIAMVPLALLRALRGEREMHAGGME, from the coding sequence ATGGGGGGGCGGCGGCTTCCGGCGATCAGCACGATCGTCGCCGCGCTGGCGGCGTCGCTCCTCCTTCTCTTTCTCGTCGCCCCGATCGGCGAGCTGGTCTGGCGCGGGAGCGCGGACGGCGTCGCCCGCCTGGGGAGCGACGCGGAACTGCGATCGGCGCTGGCCCTTACCGGGTTGACGGCGACGCTCGCGACACTGCTGGGCGTCGCGACCGGGATTCCGCTGGCCTACCTGCTCGCCCGACGTCGCTTTCGCGGTCGTGCGGTGCTATCGGCCCTCCTCGACCTCCCGTTGGTCATTCCGCACCCGGTCGCCGGCATCGCCCTGTTGCTCGTCCTGGGGCGCGACAGCGCGGTGGGGCGGGGGCTGCTGGTGGCGGGGCTGCGGGTCGTGGGGACGCCAATCGGAATCGTCTGCGCGATGCTGTTCGTCTCGGCGCCGCTCTTCGTGAGCGGGGCGCGCGAGGCCTTTGCGCGCGTCGACGTGCGCTACGAGGCCGTCGCCCGCACGCTGGGCGACAACGGGTGGCGCGTCTTTCGCCGCATCACCTTGCCGCTGGCGGGGCGCGGCCTGCTGGCCTCGGCCGTGATCATGTGGGCGCGCGCCGTGAGCGAGTTCGGGGCGATCGTCATCCTCACCTACAACCCGAAAACGGTCAGCGTCCTCAGCTACGATCGCTTCACCACCTACGGCCTCGGTGAGGCGATCCCGGTGGCGGCCGTTCTCGTCCTCATCGCCATGGTCCCGCTCGCGCTCCTGCGCGCGTTGCGCGGCGAGCGAGAGATGCACGCCGGGGGGATGGAGTGA
- a CDS encoding ATP-binding cassette domain-containing protein — protein MYAVDLRSIAKRYEGHVAVRNLSLQVPKGAVYGLLGPNGAGKTTTIRMLLNIIAPDEGSILINGVPNTAKGILDRVGYLPEERGLYKKMQVRRLLRFLAELKGVGKREADARIDQWLERLDLRTSEKDWGLSKVDELSRGMQQKVQFIGTLLHNPDLVILDEPFSGLDPINAQGLKDTVVDLKRSGKTVIFSTHLMDNAERMCDAVCIIARGEKVLDGAVTAVKAAHGGSHLALALDGASTPAVDAVLADRSLVGRMDDSSRYFEIELAPGADAQLLLRRLVAAGAAIERFERVQPSLHQIFLQKVGATGIEAGMSGHG, from the coding sequence ATGTACGCCGTCGATCTGCGTTCGATCGCCAAGCGGTACGAAGGGCATGTCGCCGTTCGGAATCTCTCGCTGCAGGTGCCCAAGGGGGCGGTCTACGGACTGCTCGGCCCCAACGGCGCGGGAAAGACGACGACGATCCGAATGCTGTTGAACATCATCGCCCCTGATGAGGGGAGCATCCTGATCAACGGGGTCCCCAATACCGCCAAGGGGATTCTCGACCGCGTGGGCTACCTCCCCGAAGAGCGTGGCCTGTACAAGAAGATGCAGGTGCGCCGGCTGCTGCGGTTCCTCGCGGAGCTCAAGGGCGTGGGGAAGCGCGAGGCCGACGCGCGCATCGACCAATGGCTCGAGCGACTGGACCTCCGCACGTCCGAGAAGGATTGGGGGCTGTCCAAGGTCGACGAGCTGTCGCGCGGCATGCAGCAGAAGGTGCAGTTCATCGGCACGCTCCTGCACAACCCCGACCTCGTGATCCTCGACGAACCGTTCAGCGGGCTCGACCCGATCAATGCGCAGGGACTCAAGGACACGGTGGTGGACCTCAAGCGCAGCGGGAAGACGGTGATCTTCTCGACGCACCTGATGGACAACGCCGAGCGGATGTGCGATGCGGTGTGCATCATCGCGCGCGGGGAGAAGGTGCTGGACGGTGCGGTGACCGCGGTGAAGGCGGCGCACGGCGGTTCGCACCTGGCCCTGGCGCTGGACGGCGCCTCCACACCGGCGGTCGACGCGGTGCTGGCCGATCGCTCGCTGGTGGGGCGGATGGACGACTCATCGCGGTACTTCGAGATCGAGCTGGCGCCGGGTGCCGACGCGCAGCTGCTGCTGCGACGCCTGGTAGCGGCGGGAGCAGCCATCGAACGGTTCGAGCGGGTGCAGCCGTCGCTGCACCAGATCTTCCTCCAGAAGGTTGGAGCCACCGGCATTGAAGCGGGGATGAGCGGCCATGGGTAA
- a CDS encoding ABC transporter permease: MGKLIAVIKREYFERVRSKWFVVATVFGPLMMAVMAVLPAYLATKSTASADVANIVILDASDSELGARVSRTLGAFGRPPEVRRVAPSELAAAESTATRQVMDKTVQGYLVVDLVTKAGERARYAGRNASTLPDVDKIQDAVKTAVLELRFEAAGLDAQKVQALSTLKVKVDAERLTESGRGGGGKGNAALAYAVALLLYMSIVLYGQSILMGVIEEKSQRVAEVVVAAVPADTLLAGKVIGVGAVGLTQQLVWIASAIGLMRFQQPIMASLGLPATPINMPQVTLGTAVAYFCFYILGFVFFTSLFGAVGSMVSSTQDAQQVSTPLTMLIVPSILLLMPVLMAPNGGLARAVSIIPFTAPILMPVRMSLTSVPWYELAASIGLLLLSCAGAMWLAARIYRVGVLMYGKKPSFAEVARWVRFAR; the protein is encoded by the coding sequence ATGGGTAAGCTGATCGCAGTCATCAAGCGTGAGTACTTCGAGCGCGTGCGCTCCAAGTGGTTTGTCGTGGCGACCGTCTTTGGCCCGCTGATGATGGCGGTCATGGCGGTGCTCCCGGCCTATCTCGCGACCAAGAGCACGGCGTCGGCCGACGTGGCCAACATCGTGATCCTCGACGCGTCGGACAGCGAGCTTGGCGCGCGTGTGTCGCGCACGCTGGGCGCGTTTGGGCGTCCCCCCGAGGTGCGGCGCGTGGCCCCGAGCGAGCTGGCGGCGGCCGAGTCGACGGCGACGCGGCAGGTGATGGACAAGACGGTGCAGGGGTACCTCGTCGTCGACCTGGTGACGAAGGCGGGCGAGCGGGCGCGCTACGCCGGGCGCAACGCGAGTACGCTCCCCGACGTCGACAAAATCCAGGATGCGGTGAAGACGGCCGTGCTGGAGCTGCGCTTCGAGGCCGCCGGCCTGGATGCGCAGAAGGTGCAGGCACTCTCGACGCTCAAGGTCAAGGTGGACGCCGAGCGGCTCACCGAGTCGGGGCGCGGCGGGGGCGGCAAGGGGAACGCGGCGCTCGCGTACGCGGTGGCGCTGCTGCTGTACATGAGCATCGTGCTCTACGGGCAGTCGATCCTCATGGGGGTCATCGAGGAGAAGTCGCAGCGCGTTGCCGAGGTCGTGGTGGCCGCGGTCCCGGCCGACACCCTCCTGGCCGGCAAGGTCATCGGGGTGGGGGCGGTCGGCCTCACGCAGCAGCTGGTGTGGATCGCGAGCGCGATCGGGCTGATGCGCTTCCAGCAGCCCATCATGGCCTCGCTGGGACTGCCGGCGACGCCGATCAACATGCCGCAGGTCACGTTAGGCACGGCGGTGGCGTACTTCTGCTTCTACATCCTCGGCTTCGTCTTCTTCACGTCGCTCTTCGGCGCCGTGGGGTCGATGGTGAGCAGCACGCAGGATGCACAGCAGGTGTCGACGCCGCTCACGATGCTCATCGTGCCGAGCATCCTCCTGCTCATGCCGGTGCTCATGGCGCCTAACGGTGGACTGGCACGCGCCGTCTCCATCATCCCGTTCACCGCGCCGATCCTCATGCCGGTTCGCATGAGCCTCACCTCGGTCCCCTGGTACGAGCTGGCCGCGTCCATCGGGCTGCTCCTGCTCTCGTGTGCCGGGGCGATGTGGCTGGCCGCGCGCATCTACCGCGTCGGGGTGCTGATGTACGGCAAGAAGCCGTCGTTCGCCGAGGTGGCGCGCTGGGTCAGGTTCGCGCGCTGA
- a CDS encoding BrxA/BrxB family bacilliredoxin, producing the protein MSMPRMMYDERLVAPIREDLTRVGFTELRTAADVDAAVPNSTGTTLVVVNSVCGCSARMARPAVRHAVEQAKVKPDHLTTVFAGQDAEATERARSYFVGYPPSSPSIALMKDGKLVYFMERWQIESRDAEAISADLVAAFETHCAPRT; encoded by the coding sequence ATGTCGATGCCCCGCATGATGTACGATGAACGCCTCGTCGCGCCGATTCGCGAGGACCTCACCCGCGTCGGCTTCACCGAGCTTCGCACGGCGGCCGATGTCGATGCGGCTGTTCCCAACAGCACCGGTACCACGCTGGTGGTCGTGAACTCCGTGTGCGGTTGCTCGGCCCGTATGGCGCGCCCCGCCGTCCGTCACGCCGTCGAGCAGGCCAAGGTGAAGCCCGATCACCTGACGACGGTCTTCGCCGGCCAGGATGCCGAAGCCACGGAGCGCGCCCGCTCGTACTTCGTGGGGTATCCCCCGTCGTCACCCTCCATCGCCCTCATGAAGGACGGCAAGCTGGTCTACTTCATGGAGCGTTGGCAGATCGAGAGCCGCGACGCCGAGGCGATCAGCGCCGACCTCGTGGCCGCCTTCGAGACCCACTGCGCCCCGAGGACGTGA
- a CDS encoding co-chaperone GroES: MRVHVKREHKRLIVVGDRVLVKSEEGEERTKVGLYLPSTAIDSQAVQGGNIVATGPGLPMPDLADASDEPWRQATGASRETRFVPMQARTGDYALFFRKAAVEITFENERYLVVPQSAILALVREEVEFDDE; encoded by the coding sequence ATGAGAGTGCACGTGAAGAGAGAGCACAAGCGACTGATCGTCGTCGGTGACCGCGTCCTCGTGAAGTCCGAAGAGGGCGAGGAGCGTACGAAGGTCGGCCTGTACCTGCCGTCGACCGCGATCGATTCGCAGGCAGTGCAGGGGGGAAACATCGTGGCGACCGGACCCGGGCTCCCCATGCCCGACCTTGCCGATGCCAGCGACGAGCCATGGCGCCAAGCCACCGGCGCCTCACGCGAGACGCGTTTCGTCCCCATGCAGGCCCGCACCGGCGACTACGCCCTCTTTTTCCGGAAGGCCGCGGTCGAAATCACGTTCGAGAACGAGCGCTACCTGGTCGTCCCGCAGAGCGCGATCCTCGCACTCGTGCGGGAAGAAGTCGAGTTCGACGACGAGTAG